The Musa acuminata AAA Group cultivar baxijiao chromosome BXJ3-6, Cavendish_Baxijiao_AAA, whole genome shotgun sequence region AGACGTCTGCGGCCTTCGACGTCTTCACCGAACGTGGTAGATGAGGAGAAGATCGTGTTCTTCTCCTCGTTGCGTCGCGCCGAAGGTCGGAGACATCTGCGGCCTTCGATGTCTTCACCGAATGccgtagatgaggagaagaccgcgTTTGTCTCCTCATCGCGTTGTGCCCGAAGGCCGAAGATGTCTGCGGCCTACAACGTCTTTGTCAAACGTCGTAGATGAGGAGAAGGCCGCATTCTTCTCCTCGTTTGACGAGACGAgtagaagaaaaggaggcgacgaCGCCAAGGCAGCGTACGCCTCCTTATCGAGCGGTATACCCTGACGTACTGCTCGGTATGCCTGTACCGTACTATATCAAGCAAAGCTCAAAACAtcggtacggtacaaaattaaaaaccttgatccCTATCACGCTTTCTTTTCTAGGAGCCCAATACATTGCACCTATGTAGGCTTCTCTCCAACAGTgaatatcaaataaaattttctttatgcTTTCTTCATTAATTGTCTCTATGAATTGAAAACATTGAATTAGTCAATCTTGATTTAACCAGCCAGGATTAAGAGCAGGAATAACCTTAACCTTTCTCATTGACCACATCATTTTCTTTGGTTGCTACTGCCTATCATTGTTGTAAGATGCTGCTCACCATAAGGGAGGGCAAGTGAGAGAATGAACACATAAAGTAGAGTAGAGTCACAGGAGAGgagagattttttttatcttgagcAATCCCTTTATTATTTCATGAGCAATATTTCCTCCAACAGCTACATCTTTTTAAGCTATAAGCTAGTACATCACTAGTGTAAGTGGGTCAATTGAAAAAAATGTCGTAATGTACAAGTTCATATTCATTTGATGATCCTTTTGTGACTAGTCTTGCATAGTTATGGATGATGATAGTGAATTATAGTAGTCATAGGACTTAGGAGGGTGTTGGTATATTTTTCCAATTATATGGTTGCCTCTAAGATGGACTTGGCATTGAAAATGGGTTTCTGAGTGATCATAGAAGAGGAAATTGCACATCACGCAATGGTTTGAATAAGTTCCTGCTATAGGGTTGTTAAGTAGAAAAATAACTTGTTTTGGTGTTGATAATGGCGTTCTCTGTCATCATGCTGAATCAATTGTTGAGGTAGCCAGGGTCTTCTCTTGCTCTCGTGGATGCCACATCAGAAGGGTTTGCACATCAAGGGTTCTGATTGTCACAGAGTCCAAGGTGTCAATCACGGGGCCATGGGGCTCCAACCAGTCCTCCATTGCTCAAGGTAGGATCCTGATAGGGGTTTTTATGGAGGTATAAAAGCTTCAACATGGCTTGACTAGAAAGAAAGAATTTGGATTCTTTTTACTAGCGGAGGAGGTTTGATTTTATTTGGTAGGCCTTGCAATGAGAGGATCATACTTAGTGTAGGTGCTGTCCTTGTCAATTTGGTTACATTAATGACAGTTAATCACGACATCAAAAGAGTTGGTACACTGTTGCCAGTCGATTTCATGGGAGCAGTGGTGGTTACTGGTCATTGGAATGCAGCAGGCCTGATTGCTAATGTTGATTGTTTGGTTGAGGGGCCCCACATTTGTAACCATGTTATGCATGGACTATGATTGTGTAAGGACTTGAAATCTATTTAATTTCTAGATGTCAAACACATGGACTTGGTGGATGGTCATGTAAAGTGTTTGGCTAAAATGTTTCTACTCTCTTAATTTGACAATTACTAGCAGACTAACCTACTGAATACTGGTACACAGAACACAGAAACCCCCTAACAGCTTAAATAGAATTGCAGTCAACTACTTGCTTCTCACCAAATTCATTTGAGTCCATCcttacttttcttttttcttctacaCAGGAAGTCCAGTTACCCGATGGGCATCTGTAGCATTTGGTGCGGGGTTGGGTATTGGATCAGCATACACAGATTGCTCATATATATTTGGTGGCTCTCCTCCAAAAGTTTCATCTTCAAAAATCTCTGCTATATTTACTGGTCCTCCTCCTCGGGTAAGATCTATGCTTACTCATTTGCTGCTACAAATAATCTATGTTCACAATCTAGTGCTTTGTTGCCAATCTGTAACCCTTTACTGAATATTAGTAAAGATAGAAttgtggtaacaaatttagtaacaaaatgctatgttataatatatttaataatgtgcataatgtaatataaaatatagttttgaAATAATATAATTGCTAAAGAGCACGAACAGATATTGTAATAGTATGCCATGACTAAGGGAGAaactaaaatgataaaatataataaaagaagaaCATTCATTATCCGTACATGGTATATTCAGCATCGTACGCAGTGGAAACCAGTTGAAAATTGATATGACATGCTTAATCCACATGATAGAAATTCAGACGAGTAGCTATGAAAGAAGATAGTACTTGGCACAAGAAGAtactatgactagcaataaaaGAGTAGCTATGAAAGGTCTACCAACCAGTTTTAAGTATTAGAGCAGGACAAAGATATTAGGTACTTGAATCATAAACCAAAATATGCACAATGAAAGAAAAAGCAATTACTATAGCAATCATCCCATAAAATTATTGTGATTGTGGGACGTGCCTAAAAACAGAAATTCGAGTTGCGGAAAGAGAATCCAAGTACTAGTTGATAGGGTTTTAGTATTCAGTCTTAAGATGCTAAatttagatgatttttccagtttTAGTGTTGGAATGAGATTGGAAGATTACAGTGAACTCCAAGTAATCAAAATGGAATATTTTTCAATATCTGGGACACTGAATAGCCTACAATCAACCCAAGTAGAGAGGCATCTCAATTTATCCTTCTGTTTGCTCGTATCCAGTGCATCTCATGTTTTATGATTCAGGTATTGTCGTCTTAGTTAATGGAGGCATTCTTTTATGCATTCTGTTTTTAATTGATCTACCACTTAAATGTAGGAGGATGATGAATGACCGAGCGATAGCATCAAAAAATTCTGACAACATTGGTCAATTGCTCGGAAAAAAATGATGATCTTAGAGCAtgtttattttctcttttttgtatTAATGTCAAAGTTGTTCCCACCTGGATGGATTGCGAAGCAGATAATGAATGCTAATGATTAACTTGGTGACATGGCATGGTTATGCACAACAGAAAATAATTGCTTTATGAGCATAAACAATAACAGCAAGGCTGTTTGATCATTCTAATAGTTGAAGGAGAATTCTTTTGATGGTTCAAGTAGTAATTTGCATGTTTTAGCTGGAAAAGGATTGACAAGAGGGACAAGAAAAAAGTGCTCATATTTGTTGAGTAAAATGGTTATTTTTTTTACGTGAAAAattagttttatttatttttggtttaTACGAAAATAATTTTGAGTCATTTTAAGTTAGTGTACATGTTCATGTTCATGTCCATGTTCATGACATCTTTGACCCTTCAGGGTTAAATCTTTGATATTGTATTCTATCAAAATGTAGGCCTCAACAGAAATCTATCCATTGATTTCATCATACTTATTTCCAGGTTGAATTAACTATCTAGATTCTCTAATACGATCAACTTGGATGCTAATATGTATCAGATGAATTCGGGAACACTTTCTTTTCTGATTGTTTTCATCCTAAATCTGATTTAAAGGCATCATAAAGTAGCTTTATTGATCTGATATGCATGGGCGTTGAAGTACAAAAAATTGACTTACTGCCAATTTATGATTGTTCAAATCATAAAAGTAAGACGCTAACCATATCCAAACCCGATTACGGAACTCTGTATCAAGTTACAAATTTTGACCTTACGATCATCTGATAAATTTTTTACAACTAAACTAGCTAACATTTTTTCACGTCATTCTCTCCATCACTCTCTTAGGTTTGATGATCAATCTGAATAAAAAATTACGTTCAAATCTCATACACAAGTGTCACTTTTTAAAATAACTAGTAAAATAGgcaataagaaagaaaataattaaaaaaaaacatcgTTCTTGAATTTCTAAGCATTATTAGCCCCAAAAAAAAACGAATTACATGCTTACACCAAAATAtcatatgaaagattcagatcatTTGGTTTGGAGatccaaaagaagaaaagaaaaacccCAAGTGTTAATCAtttgattgacattctattgAAACAAGATTCCAGCACAATCTTTGATGTTGATAGCAGACGGTCGATCATTATCCATTATCCGACATTTATCCTCGTATAGAGATTAGTGTGAAGAGAAAAGGTCCCAATCACCCTTTGCTAGTCCAAGGAGACCGTTTGATCTCTCCTCCCGTCACCAATGTGGACAAAACGTTAAAGAGAAACGTTGGGACAATTGTAGGCCATCTCTTTCATAGACCAAGTCTAAAAGCTAACCTCCGGTGTCGTGTCGATGCTCTCTTTTCGAGAAAAAACTCATACCCTAGAAAGAACTTTGAACTAACTTGAACGTTGAATGGATCGGATAAAAAAACTTCTTCCGACATCGATCTTAGTGCAAGTGATGCCTTGGAAGCTCGACCCCCACCTCGGAGCCACTTCGGATGCTCCTATGCCTTCGAGTTTAGACTACGTCGAGTTAACTAAGATGTTGACGATGATTTTCTCTaatattttggtgctagaaggagggcctaatGTTACTTAAACGTTCACCCGCCAATCCTCTTAATGAATGCTCTAGCAAGGAGACCTTTCCTCTGCCTCTTACCCTAGGGACGAATTAAGCTACTTGCTCATCCCCTCCGAGTTGTTTTTGAACCTCACCCATTAGGTGCAAATGCTCACGTGCATGATGTAGGCTATCGCCCTGCTCCTGCCTCAACTAACTCAACAAGTTATACCACTATCTCAGTCAGAATCGACACCTCAACCACCATTGGCATCGGCACCCATTAAAAGCCCCTCGACTGACGTCATGCTAACATCTTAAGATCACTCAAGGCCCACGAAACTGCCAACAAAAGGAGCACCCCGCTCCCCAACCGTTGAGTTCAGCACATTGCTATACCACTACTCTACTCCGCTCGAATCCAAGACCCAGTCGATGGATTCGATAGATGACTCCCTGAGGGTCTAGCTACAATAAATAGACCAATGCTCAGACGAGATACGACGGGAGTTCCAACAGTCCAAGGGGGAGAATTAGATCGATCCTACCTTGAATGGATCCCCATTCACCTAGAACATATAGGAGGAACCAATTCCGACTAACTCTCGCCTTCCATCATTGGAACCACTCTTGGTTGGCTCCTTCGCTCAGCTTGCAAAGGAGTTCGAGCTCTACTTCCCCAGGAATATATGCTCGAGGCCATCAGCGACGATGTTGCTTAAACTTAGGTAAGGGGAAGAAGAGATACTCTCCGACTTTGTTACTCGATTCACTAACGAAATATGAGGCATATGAGTCGAGAAACCTGATCTACGTCAAGATAAATCTGCTAAGGAAAATGTGCGGGGCCAAACATGCTCAAGGCATGTGAGTCAAAAAATCCGATCTGTGCTAAGATAAATCCATTACGACGGAGGCACAAGGCTAAATGTGCCTGAGGCATGTGAGTCGAGAAATCCGACTTACGTCAAGATAAATCTGCTATAGCGGAGATGTATGACTAAATATGCTTGAGGCGTGTGAGTTAGGAAACCCGACTTGCGCTAAGATAAATTCGCTATAGCGAAGGTGTAGTTCCAAATGTGCTCGAGGCATGTGAGTTGAGAAACCCGACCCATGCTAGGATAAACCTGTTATAGCCGAGGTGTAGGGCCAAATGTGCCCAAGGCATGTGAGTCAAGAAATCCGAGCCATGTTAAGATAAATCCATTATGGTGGAGGCGTAAGGTCAAATGTGCTCAAGGCGTGTGAGTCAAAAATCTCGACTCATGCCTATTGGTATCTCCTTCACGCTATAGAGGAACAGGTTAGCGATAAGCCTATCAAGTGAATTGAATGTCGTACTTCAGACCCCTCTAATAGGAGCCTCAAAACACACCTTGGAaggaggagaggggggggggggggggacaaaCGATATGGAACATGTTGATGGTTAATCACTATCCGACACTTGTCGCCATATGGAGGCTGGCATAGAAAGAAAAGGTCCTCGACACCCTCCACTTGTCTGCTTCCGTGGACAACAATCCATAGGAGGTTGTTTAGACCTATCTCCCCTTGTCACCCACATGAACAAAACGTCAAAGGGGGGACATACGTTGGGGTAATTGCAGGCTATCCCCTCCATAGATaaagtataaaagctaaccctcgaTATTATACCGAGGGATTATATTTTCGAGAAAAATTCATACCCCAAAAAAGACCTTACGTTAACTTAAACATCGACGggattaagataaaaaaattctCTCAATAACGGCCTTAGTGCATGTTACATTTCGAAATCTCGACCCCCCACCTTATATACACACCTCGGAGCCACTTCAGACGCTCCTGTGCGTTTGGACCATGTCCAACTGACTTGGACGTGGACAACGATTTCCCCAAACAGGTGTCATACCATATTTATTCCACATTTGCCAAAAGGTGGCCAGACCAAATCACATGTGCCTGCAACAACAAACTATGAGAATTATTCCGTGCCATTTCAACCACTGCCAATTTCTGGAATTCTCATATTTTATTCCAAAGGTTTGTATCCGGTAGTCTTTCCAGACCAGACTGAAGATACTACACTCCAAACGACCTTGCCACAAGATAATACAAATATACCATTATGGGTTTCTTTACTTGGTCACCTTCTTCACTTAACAAGAGAAATAGACAGTTCTACAGTTAAACATGGATCAAACAGACGAAGAAGATGCTAACCAAATCCCTTATCTACTATGGGAGCCAGGTGGCCTGTTGGATCCCCAGAAACCAGATGCAAATATTAATCCAGCTCCTTTTACTTGGCATTCTCTATGAAACCTTTTATATCGAAAGCCTCATCGCtagccttttttatgatgacacccTGTACATTGAAAAAAAGACAAATGTTAGTGGAAAAAATAATCACAAACAGATCTACAGGGACCTCCTTATCAGAACAACCAAATGATTTGATTTTCCAATCCAAATGAAGAAAAAGCAAGCACCAGAAAGAGGCTTGGCCACATAAATGATTGGATTTTCCAATCCAAGTTGGCTACTTGCTTCACCCACCTATATCGGCATTCATGCATTGAGCTCAACAAAAAGCATAAGCCCAAGATTGTGTAAACTTGGATTATATTTCTGTCTATTTGCATGGCATCATAAAACCATTATGTTTCTACGAGTGTTCTGGAATACAGAGGGTATCATCAAAGTAATAAAAGTAACAGAATAATCTAAGGTCATGGTTATTGCTAAATTGTGATACCTTTTCAGTTATTATGGCTGTTATAAGTCTTGCCGGGGTAACATCGAAAGCCGGGTTCCAAACTGAAATCCCAGAAGCAGCAACTTGCTTTCCTCGTCCTCCATCAGAATGCAACAACTCCTTTGCTGATCGTTCCTCTATAACAATTTGTTCTCCTGAAGAAATTGAGAGATCTATAGATGTTATCGGTGCAGCAACATAGAATTGTATCCCATGGTGAAATGCTGAGAGCGCAACATTGTaggttccaattttgttggcagtATCACCTGGAAAGCAATTCATGCACTATATTAACACCTCTTTTTCCTGGGTAATTATGCGCTATATATGTATTCACATTCAATTAACAATTTAGTTTTCCATTTTGCTCATATGTACCATTTGCAGCAATACGGTCAGCACCAACGATGACTGCATTGACACGCCCAGCTTTCATCAAAGCTGCCACAGCAGAGTCAGCTATCAAAGTTGCAGGTATTCGGTCATGAACAAGTTCAAAGGCTGTGAGCCTGGAACCCTGCAATTTAATTGTGTATTGAAAGCAAACAGAGAAATCAAATGGTCAGTTGATATATTATAAGAAAATGAACATATTAATCAACAAGATTGAAGGATGGACTAAacctataaaaaatgaaaatctcATTCCAAAATACTTCtaagtaataaataaaatcaaatagaTTAAGTACAAAAAATAATAGTACGGAAACATAACAGGATGGCCCAAAGTTTTTAAAAAATTGCAAAAGCATCACAACAAGAAAAAATTACTCCTTTGAACTTCATGACCATTAAACTTTAACATCGAAGAAATGATAAAAATTCTAAAATATCTTAACACTATTTTTACTAAGCTTCCTTAAAGGAATATTCTTTGAAATTTCCTTTATATCATTGTTAAATGTGCTCAAAGGAACTTGAATGCACATACATGGTTTCAGAGTACAGGGATTTAAAAAATGAAGAATTGACAGACTAATATACATGT contains the following coding sequences:
- the LOC103989380 gene encoding MICOS complex subunit MIC10, translating into MAEEQRQKKAQGFPPPYDLNAKWDACLDLTARRLAYSSLAGAFTALLFFRSPVTRWASVAFGAGLGIGSAYTDCSYIFGGSPPKVSSSKISAIFTGPPPREDDE